From a region of the Nitrospira sp. SG-bin1 genome:
- a CDS encoding monooxygenase yields MVEETDIAVVGAGGGGAVLALALAQKGIKTIVLEQAPGPPQGLRGEILQPNGQQVLDRLGLLNKLPSQSTRTVHKFHFCRVGGQRLCTVDYSELPPPYNRAVVTLPNVAHHAILSAIEREPSVSLRYRSAFTGLLRENGRVVGLTAKQAEDQRTIKAKVVVGADGAFSKVREALEIQTDLHLYPQGYLIALLDAAIPMGEAKYFVGKRTILGLFPAAGDKVYAFYMIKAGSYEQVKERGITALQDAWIAIDPSNEAIFRTLTDWRQTAFMPTGRVRTPTWVAEGAVLIGDAAHAMNPHASQGRMQAMVDAMALAELLPECLAMNDYSAEKLKTYERTRRPQVTMLQKLADEQVLFWNTANPIIAFLRNRVFSTLDRNPRLRYRVLTTTAGLRKEPPFGMMDRLMAAGLLPDPSAPHRDMAARGTQ; encoded by the coding sequence ATGGTCGAAGAAACCGACATTGCCGTGGTCGGAGCCGGTGGGGGCGGGGCTGTACTGGCCTTGGCGCTGGCACAGAAAGGAATCAAGACGATTGTCTTGGAGCAGGCTCCCGGTCCGCCGCAGGGCTTACGCGGTGAAATCCTGCAACCCAACGGGCAACAGGTGCTTGACCGGCTGGGACTCTTGAATAAGTTGCCGTCCCAGTCCACCCGAACGGTCCATAAGTTTCATTTTTGTCGTGTCGGTGGACAGCGGCTGTGCACTGTCGACTACAGCGAATTGCCTCCGCCGTACAATCGAGCCGTCGTCACGTTACCGAATGTGGCGCACCATGCCATTCTGAGCGCGATCGAGCGCGAACCCTCGGTTTCATTGCGGTATCGATCGGCATTCACAGGTCTCCTTCGTGAGAATGGGCGAGTCGTTGGGCTGACTGCCAAGCAGGCGGAAGACCAAAGGACAATCAAGGCCAAAGTGGTCGTGGGTGCCGACGGAGCATTCTCCAAGGTTCGCGAAGCCTTGGAGATCCAGACTGACCTTCATCTCTATCCGCAAGGATATTTGATCGCTCTGTTGGACGCGGCGATTCCTATGGGAGAGGCGAAGTATTTTGTCGGCAAGCGAACGATCCTGGGCTTGTTTCCCGCCGCCGGCGATAAGGTCTATGCGTTCTACATGATCAAGGCCGGTTCCTATGAGCAGGTGAAAGAGAGGGGTATCACTGCTTTACAGGATGCATGGATCGCGATTGACCCGTCCAATGAGGCGATCTTCCGCACGCTCACCGACTGGAGGCAGACCGCGTTCATGCCGACGGGTCGCGTTCGTACTCCGACATGGGTGGCCGAGGGGGCGGTGCTGATCGGCGATGCGGCGCATGCGATGAATCCTCACGCCTCGCAGGGCCGCATGCAGGCGATGGTGGATGCGATGGCGCTAGCAGAGCTTCTGCCTGAATGTCTGGCGATGAACGATTATTCCGCTGAAAAACTAAAGACCTATGAACGTACACGTCGCCCTCAGGTTACCATGTTGCAAAAATTGGCCGACGAGCAGGTGCTCTTCTGGAACACGGCAAATCCGATCATCGCGTTTCTCCGGAACCGCGTCTTCAGCACGTTGGACCGTAACCCACGACTCCGATATCGAGTCTTAACCACCACAGCCGGACTCCGCAAGGAGCCTCCGTTCGGCATGATGGATCGCTTGATGGCGGCAGGATTGTTGCCGGATCCTTCAGCCCCCCATCGCGATATGGCGGCGAGAGGCACGCAGTAA